The Salinibaculum sp. SYNS191 genome has a window encoding:
- a CDS encoding DsbA family protein, with amino-acid sequence MDDSSMSRRRLLLGVGTGAAALAGCLGGNDGQGGDGTDGSEPTVTSGPTPTMTDGRLPAPVLGDPEASVTLAVYEDYACPHCADYNASGFDELASEFIDSGDIRYEHRDAPIPVADPGSWQAASAAREVQARHGNAAFWAYAKKLFENHRDLRGNVRSLFERLVNDLGLDGAEAVATAGVDRAHDPTVRADRQMAGQVGIQGTPAFVINGQIVTSGFGSSTVDTVSSALDDALSESA; translated from the coding sequence ATGGACGACAGTTCGATGAGCCGCCGGCGGCTCCTCCTCGGCGTCGGAACCGGGGCAGCCGCACTCGCCGGCTGTCTCGGCGGCAACGACGGACAGGGTGGCGACGGAACCGACGGCTCCGAACCCACGGTCACGTCCGGGCCGACGCCGACGATGACCGACGGCCGTCTCCCCGCACCGGTCCTTGGCGACCCCGAAGCGAGCGTCACGCTGGCGGTGTACGAGGACTACGCCTGCCCGCACTGTGCAGACTACAACGCCAGCGGGTTCGACGAACTGGCCTCGGAGTTCATCGACTCCGGCGACATCCGCTACGAGCACCGCGACGCGCCGATTCCCGTCGCCGACCCCGGCTCCTGGCAGGCGGCGTCCGCGGCCCGCGAGGTCCAGGCCCGCCACGGCAACGCCGCATTCTGGGCGTACGCGAAGAAACTCTTCGAAAATCACAGGGACCTCCGCGGGAACGTCCGGTCCCTGTTCGAACGGCTCGTGAACGACCTCGGCCTCGACGGGGCCGAGGCAGTCGCGACGGCGGGCGTCGACCGCGCCCACGACCCGACAGTCCGGGCGGACCGCCAGATGGCCGGCCAAGTCGGCATCCAGGGGACGCCCGCGTTCGTCATCAACGGGCAGATAGTCACCTCCGGGTTCGGTAGCAGTACCGTCGACACCGTCTCGTCGGCGCTGGACGACGCGCTCTCCGAAAGCGCCTAA
- a CDS encoding carbon-nitrogen family hydrolase — MRLALAQLDVEPAAVTANVDRALAAIDRAASRGADLVVLPEMFTVGYFAFESYAREAEPLAGETLTAVSEAAADAGVAVLAGSLVEDLEASDAAGFETPAAEGYANTAVFFDRDGERRAVYRKHHLFGYDSAEQDLLTPGDRLQTVSFDGFTVGVTTCYDLRFPELYRDLVDAGVTLTLVPSAWPYPRVEHWKLLPRTRAVENLMYVAAANGVGEFEEASLLGRSTVYDPWGTTLASADDDPALVTAEVSPETVAERRAEFPALADRR; from the coding sequence ATGCGTCTCGCACTCGCGCAACTGGACGTCGAACCCGCGGCCGTGACAGCGAACGTCGATCGCGCGCTCGCCGCCATCGACCGCGCCGCCAGCCGGGGGGCCGACCTCGTCGTCCTTCCGGAGATGTTCACGGTCGGCTACTTCGCCTTCGAGAGCTACGCCCGAGAGGCCGAACCACTGGCCGGGGAGACGCTCACGGCGGTCTCCGAGGCCGCCGCCGATGCCGGCGTCGCGGTGCTCGCCGGCAGTCTCGTCGAGGACCTCGAAGCCTCGGACGCGGCGGGATTCGAGACGCCTGCCGCGGAGGGGTACGCCAACACCGCAGTCTTCTTCGACCGGGACGGCGAGCGCCGGGCCGTCTACCGCAAGCACCACCTGTTCGGGTACGACTCGGCCGAACAGGACCTGCTGACGCCCGGAGACCGACTCCAGACCGTCTCCTTCGACGGGTTCACCGTCGGCGTGACCACCTGCTACGACCTGCGCTTTCCCGAACTGTACCGGGACCTGGTCGACGCGGGCGTGACGCTGACGCTCGTCCCCAGCGCCTGGCCGTACCCCCGCGTCGAGCACTGGAAACTCCTCCCGCGGACCCGCGCCGTCGAGAACCTGATGTACGTCGCGGCGGCCAACGGCGTCGGCGAGTTCGAGGAGGCGTCGCTGCTGGGTCGGTCGACCGTCTACGACCCGTGGGGGACGACACTGGCGAGCGCGGACGACGACCCGGCGCTGGTCACCGCCGAGGTGTCTCCGGAGACCGTCGCGGAGCGACGCGCGGAGTTCCCGGCGCTCGCCGACCGCCGGTGA
- a CDS encoding DUF7123 family protein: protein MTDLSEEDRRILEYLRNSVSRGEAYFRSKNIAEQLGLSAKQVGARLPKLAEKSEDVDIEKWGRARSTTWRVTTS, encoded by the coding sequence ATGACAGACCTCAGCGAAGAGGACCGCCGCATCCTGGAGTACCTTCGCAACAGCGTCTCGCGCGGCGAAGCCTATTTCCGCTCGAAGAACATCGCCGAGCAGCTGGGACTGTCCGCGAAACAGGTCGGGGCTCGCCTCCCGAAACTGGCCGAGAAGTCAGAGGACGTCGACATCGAGAAGTGGGGTCGCGCACGCTCGACAACCTGGCGCGTCACGACGAGCTAA
- a CDS encoding SRPBCC family protein — protein sequence MTVRVERVVDVPAPREEVWKFISDPEKRARPISVVSDFELLDDDTAVWHLQLPIPVIDRTIRVETEDKVFTPPEYVEFVGKSKVMHVVGEHELEELDNGTRLTNRFTVDGKLPGVERFFKRNMEAEFDNLEAAIYDDLGIPH from the coding sequence ATGACTGTCCGGGTGGAGCGAGTCGTCGACGTGCCGGCACCGCGCGAGGAGGTCTGGAAGTTCATCTCCGACCCCGAGAAGCGCGCCCGCCCCATCAGCGTGGTCTCGGACTTCGAACTCCTCGACGACGACACGGCGGTGTGGCACCTGCAACTTCCCATTCCCGTCATCGACCGGACCATCCGCGTCGAGACGGAGGACAAAGTGTTCACGCCGCCGGAGTACGTCGAGTTCGTCGGGAAGTCGAAGGTGATGCACGTCGTCGGCGAGCACGAACTGGAGGAACTGGACAACGGGACGCGGCTGACCAACCGCTTCACAGTCGACGGCAAGCTTCCCGGCGTCGAACGCTTCTTCAAGCGCAACATGGAGGCGGAGTTCGACAACCTCGAAGCCGCAATCTACGACGACCTCGGCATCCCGCACTGA
- a CDS encoding DUF2110 family protein, producing MVVLATKLYVSGDARERALDSLESMLANDLADLDVEYTVGIRDDDFPSVTVDGPDATVARNLLRQEWGEITPHLEDGEVYWGTLESWDGDGFVLDAGREVRIPTAELGLGQGSADQIRTRFALVQHMPLRFVAGETPRLADEERDRLYEWTRGTGRLNVNSATRSEVRATVNRAGHAQDIVTVERLGLLEQSVVCKEGTDPPGLLASVGEYLPAELLCVVP from the coding sequence ATGGTCGTACTCGCAACCAAACTGTACGTCTCCGGCGACGCCCGCGAGCGCGCACTCGATTCCCTGGAGTCGATGCTCGCCAACGACCTCGCTGACCTCGACGTCGAGTACACCGTCGGTATCCGCGACGACGACTTCCCGTCCGTGACTGTCGACGGACCCGACGCAACCGTCGCGCGGAACCTCCTGCGCCAGGAGTGGGGCGAGATTACGCCCCACCTCGAAGACGGCGAGGTCTACTGGGGCACACTGGAGTCCTGGGACGGGGACGGGTTCGTCCTCGACGCCGGGCGCGAGGTCCGGATTCCGACGGCCGAACTGGGACTCGGTCAGGGCAGCGCCGACCAGATTCGCACGCGCTTCGCGCTCGTGCAGCACATGCCGCTGCGGTTCGTCGCGGGGGAGACGCCCCGCCTGGCGGACGAGGAGCGCGACAGGCTGTACGAGTGGACCCGCGGGACCGGCCGGCTGAACGTCAACAGCGCCACCCGCTCGGAAGTCCGTGCCACGGTCAACCGCGCCGGGCACGCGCAGGACATCGTCACGGTCGAACGGCTCGGACTGCTCGAACAGAGCGTCGTCTGCAAGGAGGGGACAGACCCGCCGGGGCTGCTCGCCAGCGTCGGCGAGTACCTCCCCGCGGAACTCCTCTGCGTCGTTCCATGA
- a CDS encoding competence/damage-inducible protein A, producing MRVALVTVGDEILSGDTVNSNAAWLGRELTDRGVDVERVTVVPDRVSDIARVVNEYHAEYDAVIVTGGLGPTHDDVTMDAVAAAFGTDLSEHDAAVQWLEEEAGYARSDLTEGTTHLPTGSELLPNPNGVAPGCAIGNVYVLPGVPDEMKGMFEVIADDFAGVERFVESVVAAEPESALIDRLVEVQDRFDVQVGSYPGENVRLKIQGTDAEAVEAARQWLAANVSPPDEDA from the coding sequence ATGCGCGTCGCGCTGGTGACCGTCGGCGACGAGATACTGTCCGGAGACACTGTCAACTCCAACGCCGCCTGGTTGGGCCGAGAGCTCACCGACCGCGGCGTCGACGTCGAGCGCGTGACCGTCGTCCCCGACCGCGTGAGCGACATCGCCCGCGTGGTCAACGAGTACCACGCCGAGTACGACGCCGTCATCGTGACCGGCGGTCTCGGTCCGACCCACGACGACGTGACGATGGACGCCGTGGCGGCCGCCTTCGGGACCGATCTCTCCGAGCACGACGCCGCCGTCCAGTGGCTCGAAGAGGAGGCCGGCTACGCCCGGTCGGACCTGACGGAGGGAACGACCCACCTCCCGACCGGGAGCGAACTGCTCCCGAACCCCAACGGCGTCGCGCCGGGGTGTGCCATCGGTAACGTCTACGTTCTGCCGGGGGTACCAGACGAGATGAAGGGAATGTTCGAGGTCATCGCCGACGACTTCGCCGGCGTCGAGCGGTTCGTCGAGTCCGTCGTCGCCGCCGAACCCGAGAGCGCGCTCATCGACAGACTCGTCGAGGTACAGGACCGCTTCGACGTCCAGGTTGGGAGCTACCCGGGTGAGAACGTCCGGCTGAAGATTCAGGGGACAGACGCCGAGGCCGTCGAGGCGGCCCGGCAGTGGCTCGCAGCGAACGTTTCTCCGCCGGACGAGGACGCCTGA
- a CDS encoding Single-stranded DNA binding protein: protein MSLEDHAEELASDLGVDKEEVKEDLENLVSYSVPMDEAKQSLRRKYGDGSDGGGGAEPSTKSIADISTADSNVSVTAVVLTCGQRSIRYQGEDQVIFEGELADETGKLSYTAWEDVGLEAGQTLRLSNAGVREWEGEPELNIGGSTTVSLVDDTLDVAYEVGGDETLADLEPGDRGVNVEVTVLEREEKTIDGRDGETEILSGVLADETARLPFTDWEPRPELTEGASVRIEDVFIREFRGVPSVNVSEFSEVTPLDRDVEPQETAPRLSIGEAVDSGGLFDVELVGNAIALRDGSGLIERCPECGRVIQNGQCRSHGDVDGQDDLRTKIILDDGTGTVTAVLDEGLTEQVYGGDIEDAKEHAREEMDKEVVADAIREHVVGREFTVRGSLSVDEYGANLEVESFAESDDDPAARAADLLAEVSQ, encoded by the coding sequence ATGAGTCTCGAAGACCATGCCGAGGAACTCGCCTCCGACCTCGGCGTCGACAAAGAGGAGGTCAAAGAAGACCTGGAGAACCTCGTCTCCTACAGCGTGCCGATGGACGAGGCCAAGCAAAGCCTGCGGCGCAAGTACGGCGACGGCAGCGACGGCGGCGGGGGTGCCGAACCGTCGACCAAGTCCATCGCCGACATCTCGACTGCCGACAGCAACGTCTCGGTGACGGCCGTCGTCCTCACCTGCGGGCAGCGCTCGATTCGCTACCAGGGCGAGGACCAGGTCATCTTCGAGGGTGAACTGGCAGACGAGACCGGGAAACTCTCCTACACCGCCTGGGAGGACGTCGGCCTGGAGGCCGGCCAGACGCTCCGACTGAGCAACGCCGGCGTCCGCGAGTGGGAGGGCGAACCCGAACTCAACATCGGCGGGAGCACGACCGTCTCCCTCGTCGACGACACGCTCGACGTGGCCTACGAGGTCGGCGGCGACGAGACACTCGCCGACCTCGAACCCGGCGACCGCGGCGTCAACGTCGAGGTGACGGTCCTGGAACGCGAGGAGAAGACCATCGACGGCCGCGACGGCGAGACGGAGATTCTCAGCGGCGTCCTCGCGGACGAGACGGCCCGCCTGCCCTTCACCGACTGGGAGCCCCGGCCAGAACTGACCGAGGGAGCCTCCGTGCGAATCGAGGACGTATTCATCCGGGAGTTCCGTGGCGTCCCCTCCGTCAACGTCTCCGAGTTCTCGGAGGTGACGCCACTGGACCGCGACGTGGAGCCACAGGAGACCGCACCACGGCTGTCCATCGGCGAGGCCGTCGACTCCGGCGGCCTGTTCGACGTGGAACTGGTCGGCAACGCCATCGCGCTGCGGGACGGCTCCGGCCTCATCGAGCGCTGCCCGGAGTGTGGCCGGGTCATCCAGAACGGCCAGTGTCGCAGCCACGGCGACGTCGACGGCCAGGACGACCTGCGGACGAAAATCATCCTCGACGACGGCACCGGGACAGTGACCGCTGTCCTCGACGAAGGGCTGACCGAGCAGGTCTACGGCGGCGACATCGAGGACGCGAAGGAGCACGCCCGCGAGGAGATGGACAAGGAAGTCGTGGCCGACGCGATTCGCGAGCACGTCGTCGGACGCGAGTTCACGGTCCGCGGGTCGCTCAGCGTCGACGAGTACGGCGCGAACCTGGAGGTCGAGTCGTTCGCCGAGAGCGACGACGACCCGGCGGCACGCGCCGCCGACCTCCTCGCGGAGGTGTCCCAATGA
- a CDS encoding DUF7525 family protein, which produces MADTARATDRSLGLGLTFGIIAVLATVLMGVTAYLSFLGDGNGMQLLSGLAFAAAMVAAGIAVAALHMFAE; this is translated from the coding sequence ATGGCAGACACAGCGCGGGCGACGGACAGGAGCCTCGGACTCGGCCTGACTTTCGGCATCATCGCGGTGCTGGCGACGGTTCTGATGGGCGTGACGGCGTATCTCTCCTTCCTCGGCGACGGCAACGGGATGCAACTGCTCTCCGGGCTGGCCTTTGCAGCGGCGATGGTCGCGGCCGGCATCGCGGTCGCGGCTCTCCACATGTTCGCGGAGTGA
- a CDS encoding phosphate uptake regulator PhoU: protein METRKVQRLGPSTLAMTLPAEWAQAHDVKKGDEVSLRVGSKGTLTVMPESVTSEESEAIIRASGLDADSVERAIVAQYVLGRRIIHVEAGEGETLDSTHINAVYNAETQLMGLGVIEETPESIAIRCSVDPEDFTLDNLLERLESTGSTMRNEAIKSLAHNNPDLAQRALNRERQANKIFVLLLRLIFTAYQNPNLARSVGLEDGFPLIGYRSIAKNLELTADNAEDIAEIALEAENNAINVESDTMRRIREYTDEVNDITELAVEAAVNRDYDIAIDIRERFAEMSDREKDILDDLPEMDNQQLLQVREVLVSLRETAQYAVRNAEIATNLALDEESDHITIT from the coding sequence ATGGAAACGAGAAAGGTCCAGCGGCTGGGCCCGTCGACGCTCGCCATGACGCTGCCTGCCGAGTGGGCGCAGGCACACGACGTGAAGAAGGGAGACGAGGTCTCGCTCCGGGTCGGGAGCAAGGGAACCCTGACCGTCATGCCGGAGTCGGTCACCTCCGAGGAGTCCGAAGCCATCATCCGTGCCTCCGGTCTGGACGCCGACTCCGTGGAGCGGGCGATAGTGGCGCAGTACGTCCTCGGCCGGCGCATCATCCACGTGGAGGCCGGCGAGGGGGAGACCCTCGACAGCACGCACATCAACGCGGTCTACAACGCGGAGACCCAGTTGATGGGACTGGGCGTCATCGAGGAGACGCCGGAGAGCATCGCCATCCGGTGCTCGGTCGACCCCGAGGACTTCACGCTCGACAACCTGCTGGAACGGCTGGAATCGACCGGTTCCACGATGCGCAACGAGGCCATCAAGTCGCTGGCCCACAACAACCCGGACCTCGCCCAGCGGGCGCTCAACCGCGAGCGGCAGGCGAACAAGATATTCGTCCTCCTGCTCCGCCTCATCTTCACGGCATACCAGAACCCCAACCTCGCCCGCTCGGTGGGGCTGGAGGACGGCTTCCCGCTCATCGGCTACCGCTCCATCGCGAAGAACCTCGAACTCACCGCGGACAACGCCGAGGACATCGCCGAAATCGCGCTGGAGGCCGAGAACAACGCCATCAACGTCGAATCGGATACCATGCGGCGCATCCGCGAGTACACCGACGAGGTCAACGACATCACGGAACTCGCCGTCGAGGCCGCCGTCAACCGCGACTACGACATCGCCATCGACATCCGCGAGCGCTTCGCCGAGATGAGCGACCGCGAGAAGGACATCCTCGACGACCTGCCGGAGATGGACAATCAGCAACTCCTGCAGGTCCGTGAGGTCCTCGTCAGCCTCCGCGAGACGGCCCAGTACGCGGTCCGCAACGCGGAAATCGCGACGAACCTCGCGCTCGACGAGGAGTCGGACCACATCACCATCACGTAG
- the tfe gene encoding transcription factor E, translating to MAFEELLEDPVIQKYLHELVGPKGMPVAAAPPDGEVTDEELAEELGLELNDVRRALFILYENDLASYRRLRDEDSGWLTYLWTFEYDKIPEQLEEEMHRLLAALEDRREYERNHEFYLCENCGIRFEFGEGMEFGFECPQCGSDLEALENTRLVESMDRRIDELRDELNVETASVEV from the coding sequence ATGGCTTTTGAGGAACTCCTGGAGGACCCGGTCATACAGAAGTACCTCCACGAACTCGTCGGCCCGAAAGGAATGCCGGTGGCGGCGGCCCCACCGGACGGTGAAGTGACCGACGAGGAACTCGCCGAGGAGCTCGGACTCGAACTCAACGACGTCCGACGCGCCCTGTTCATCCTCTACGAGAACGACCTGGCGAGCTACCGGCGACTCCGCGACGAGGACTCGGGCTGGCTCACGTACCTCTGGACGTTCGAGTACGACAAGATACCCGAACAGCTCGAAGAGGAGATGCACCGCCTGCTCGCCGCGCTGGAGGACCGCCGCGAGTACGAACGCAACCACGAGTTCTACCTCTGCGAGAACTGCGGCATCCGCTTCGAGTTCGGCGAGGGCATGGAGTTCGGCTTCGAGTGCCCCCAGTGCGGGTCGGACCTGGAAGCGCTGGAGAACACCCGGCTCGTCGAGTCGATGGACCGGCGCATCGACGAACTGCGGGACGAACTCAACGTCGAGACGGCGAGCGTCGAGGTCTGA
- a CDS encoding tRNA (cytidine(56)-2'-O)-methyltransferase: MKDEPEVAVLRLGHRPGRDERMTTHVGLTARALGADRVILAGDGASRSDTVEDITDRFGGPFDVETTTSPTALLDDWDGAIVHLTMYGLPVQDVESEIHETHRTGTPLLVVVGAEKVPWDVYDAADWNVGVTNQPHSEVASLAVFLDRLFEGRELDREWADAEKTVVPQATGKRVEDRTDE; the protein is encoded by the coding sequence ATGAAGGACGAACCGGAGGTCGCCGTGCTCAGACTCGGCCACCGGCCGGGCCGGGACGAGCGGATGACGACCCACGTCGGCCTGACCGCGCGCGCACTCGGCGCCGACCGCGTGATTCTCGCCGGCGACGGCGCCAGCCGCAGCGACACCGTTGAGGACATTACGGACCGCTTCGGCGGGCCCTTCGACGTGGAGACCACGACCAGCCCGACGGCACTGCTGGACGACTGGGACGGGGCCATCGTCCACCTGACGATGTACGGCCTCCCGGTCCAGGACGTCGAGAGCGAGATTCATGAGACACACCGGACGGGAACGCCGTTGCTGGTCGTCGTCGGGGCCGAGAAGGTCCCGTGGGACGTCTACGACGCGGCGGACTGGAACGTCGGCGTGACGAACCAGCCACACTCCGAGGTGGCGTCGCTGGCCGTCTTCCTCGACAGACTGTTCGAGGGGCGGGAACTCGACCGGGAGTGGGCCGACGCCGAGAAGACGGTCGTGCCCCAGGCGACGGGCAAGCGCGTCGAGGACCGCACCGACGAGTGA
- a CDS encoding ATP-NAD kinase family protein, whose protein sequence is MRRIGVVVNPIAGMGGRVGLKGTDGKVAEARERGAEPRAPDRAREALDELAHLDADVELVTPGGVMGATEARAAGFEPTVVGPTPDDAETTADDTRAAVRAFVDSGVDLVLFAGGDGTAVDVAETLAELDDRTPILGIPAGVKIYSAVFGVTPRAAGHIAGTFQRTAEAEVNDIDEDDYREGQVRTELRAIATVPVAEERQSSKQLGGGSVEALAEGFLDDVEPGVTYVLGPGSTVGRIKRGLGFVGTPLGVDVYRDGDLLARDAAESDILDAVGERNVVVVSPIGGQGFVFGRGNQQLSPAVIRQCDVEIVASRRKLDDVGVLRADTGDPDLDEELRGWHRVRVGRVERRLVELV, encoded by the coding sequence ATGCGTCGCATCGGCGTCGTGGTGAACCCCATTGCCGGCATGGGTGGGCGTGTCGGGCTGAAGGGAACCGACGGCAAAGTGGCCGAGGCGCGTGAACGCGGTGCGGAGCCGCGCGCACCGGACCGCGCACGGGAGGCACTGGACGAACTGGCACACCTCGACGCGGACGTCGAACTGGTCACCCCCGGCGGCGTCATGGGCGCGACGGAGGCCCGCGCTGCCGGGTTCGAGCCGACGGTGGTGGGGCCGACCCCCGACGACGCGGAGACGACTGCCGACGACACGCGCGCGGCGGTACGAGCCTTCGTCGACAGCGGCGTGGACCTCGTTCTGTTCGCCGGCGGCGACGGCACCGCCGTCGACGTGGCCGAGACGCTCGCCGAACTCGACGACCGGACGCCGATTCTCGGTATCCCCGCGGGCGTGAAAATATACTCCGCGGTCTTCGGCGTGACGCCGCGCGCGGCGGGCCACATCGCCGGGACGTTCCAGCGGACGGCGGAGGCCGAGGTCAACGACATCGACGAGGACGACTACCGTGAGGGGCAGGTGCGGACGGAACTCCGGGCAATCGCCACCGTCCCCGTCGCGGAGGAGCGCCAGTCGAGCAAGCAACTCGGCGGCGGCAGCGTCGAGGCCCTCGCCGAGGGCTTTCTCGACGACGTCGAACCCGGCGTCACCTACGTCCTCGGCCCCGGCTCCACCGTGGGCAGGATAAAGCGGGGGCTCGGGTTCGTCGGAACGCCGCTCGGCGTGGACGTCTATCGCGACGGCGACCTCCTCGCCCGGGACGCAGCCGAGTCGGATATCCTCGATGCGGTCGGCGAGCGCAACGTCGTGGTCGTCTCGCCCATCGGCGGGCAGGGCTTCGTCTTCGGCCGCGGCAATCAGCAACTCTCCCCCGCGGTAATTCGACAGTGCGACGTCGAAATCGTCGCCTCGCGGCGGAAACTGGACGACGTCGGCGTCCTGCGGGCAGACACTGGCGACCCCGACCTGGACGAGGAGTTGCGCGGCTGGCACCGGGTCCGAGTCGGCCGCGTCGAGCGCCGCCTCGTCGAACTGGTCTGA
- a CDS encoding metallophosphoesterase, which yields MGVEPVPGEPAAVADCDGERVLVVADYHAGIESGLQREGVELDSRADQRRDSVLSLLDRTDAESLLVLGDLGHAIGDPWSVEREEIEAFLSAVTERVPVTLVKGNHDGAIEDVADAFERVSLTPGHGTRRGTVGFAHGHTWPSPDVLSADVLCIGHEHPVVKLEDEVGGGRIERVWLRSDVSAEPFREFHSVDLRTPDELVVFPAFNDLSGGTWVNVAGQDFLSPFLPDALVDGEAYLLDGTRLGRYDAI from the coding sequence ATGGGCGTCGAACCGGTCCCCGGCGAACCGGCGGCGGTGGCCGACTGCGACGGCGAGCGCGTGCTGGTCGTCGCCGACTACCACGCCGGAATCGAGAGCGGACTCCAGCGCGAGGGCGTCGAACTCGACAGCCGCGCCGACCAGCGCCGCGACAGCGTGCTCTCGCTGCTCGACCGGACCGACGCAGAGAGCTTGCTCGTCCTGGGGGACCTGGGACACGCCATCGGCGACCCCTGGTCGGTCGAGCGCGAGGAAATCGAGGCGTTCCTGTCGGCAGTCACCGAGCGAGTACCCGTCACACTCGTCAAGGGCAACCACGACGGCGCTATCGAGGACGTCGCCGACGCTTTCGAGCGCGTCTCGCTCACCCCCGGTCACGGCACTCGCCGCGGGACGGTCGGGTTCGCACACGGCCACACCTGGCCGAGTCCGGACGTACTCTCGGCGGACGTCCTCTGTATCGGGCACGAGCACCCAGTCGTCAAACTGGAAGACGAAGTCGGTGGCGGTCGCATCGAGCGGGTCTGGCTCCGCAGCGACGTCTCCGCCGAACCGTTCCGGGAGTTCCACAGTGTCGACCTTCGGACGCCCGACGAACTCGTCGTCTTCCCGGCGTTCAACGACCTCTCGGGGGGGACCTGGGTGAACGTCGCGGGGCAGGACTTCCTCTCGCCGTTCCTGCCCGACGCGCTGGTCGACGGGGAGGCCTACCTGCTCGACGGAACACGGCTCGGACGGTACGACGCCATTTAA
- a CDS encoding DUF5803 family protein, with product MNRRHYLAAGALLAVVLLAGCGLGPSEIPEEDLSENATYDWDVNATATFDISRSSYAAVVNVTNSSELAVWRRDPIEGDNPVNLRALQFRYRNGTVVNATHANLTATRNQDRTVIGLPARDGLVGYTAARADKQFGTPVFVEGSYEIVLPPDARVGIPLLSQAGPGGWSSSVEGDRMTVRWDNVSSGSVSVRYYLQRDIILFGSLAAIMVVAGVAGTLYYRRKIRELEGKREDLGLDVETEDDDFGDDGPPPGMR from the coding sequence ATGAACCGTCGTCACTACCTCGCTGCCGGCGCGCTGCTCGCCGTCGTCCTCCTGGCGGGGTGTGGGCTCGGTCCCTCCGAAATCCCGGAGGAGGACCTCAGCGAGAACGCGACCTACGACTGGGACGTCAACGCGACGGCGACGTTCGACATCTCCCGCTCCTCGTACGCGGCCGTGGTCAACGTCACGAACAGCAGCGAACTGGCGGTCTGGCGGCGTGACCCGATAGAGGGAGACAACCCGGTGAACCTGCGCGCGCTGCAGTTCCGCTACAGGAACGGGACCGTCGTCAACGCGACCCACGCGAACCTGACCGCCACCCGCAACCAGGACCGGACCGTCATCGGCCTCCCCGCAAGGGACGGACTCGTCGGCTACACCGCCGCCCGGGCGGACAAGCAGTTCGGCACGCCCGTCTTCGTCGAGGGGTCCTACGAGATAGTGCTGCCGCCGGACGCCCGCGTCGGCATCCCGCTGCTCTCGCAGGCCGGGCCGGGTGGCTGGTCCTCCAGCGTCGAGGGCGACCGTATGACCGTGCGGTGGGACAACGTCTCCAGCGGGTCGGTCAGCGTGCGGTACTACCTCCAGCGGGACATCATCCTCTTCGGGTCGCTGGCGGCCATCATGGTCGTCGCGGGCGTGGCGGGCACGCTGTACTACCGCCGGAAGATTCGCGAACTGGAGGGCAAGCGCGAGGACCTCGGCCTGGACGTCGAGACTGAGGACGACGACTTCGGGGACGACGGGCCGCCGCCGGGCATGCGCTGA